The DNA window CGCCGTCGAGCACGTCGGCGCCGCGCCCGCCGCCCAGCAGGTCGTCGCCCGGCCCTCCGTCCACCTCGAGCGGGATCGAGGAGCCGCCCTCCTGGTCGACGCTCGTCGTCACCTGGTCGTTGCCCTCCAGCAGCGACAGGCGGACGCGTTCGAAGTCGGGGATCGTGATCCTGGCCCCGTCCTCGGCGCGACGCACCGACTCCGGCAGGTTGCCCGGCGTGGCCACGGTGTAGGTGTCGACCACGTCGGAGCCGGTCACCGTCAACATGTCGTTGCCGGCGCCTCCGTCCGCGTTGTCGGTCTCGAAGCCCACTGCCCAGCTGACGGAGTCGTCGCCGCCGCGGGCCCAGATCTGGTCGGTGCCGCGGTTGCCGGAGATGGTGTCGTTGCCCGCTCCCGTCGCGAGGTTGTCCGAGCCAGACCCGCCGTCGACCGTGAGCGGCAGTGCCAGGTCGGGCGTGGCCACCAGGTCGTCGTTGCCGCCGCCCAGCTCGAACGTGCCGGACTCGACTCCCGCGAGGTGGTGGCTGAACGGCGCGTCATGGTCGGTGACGGCGACCGTTCCCGGCGACGTGCCGTTCTTGAGCGAGACTCCGTCGCGCTGCGACCCTCCGGCGAAGGAGTACCGGTCCGTGCCCGGGCCGCCGTCGACGAGGATGCTCGTTCCCGTCTCCCCGACACCGGTGAGATAGGTCGCCTGGAACGTGTCGTCGCCGAGGCCGCCACTCACCTCGAGGTCGCCGGTGAACGCGGAGAACTCGTCGTTCCCCGACCCACCGCGCAGCCGGTCCTGGCCAGGTCCGCCGGTGAGGAGGTCGTTGTTGGGGCTGCCGGAGATCAGGTCGTTGCCTGGGCCGCCATCGAAGTCGAAGACGATCGAGGTCGCGTCCTTCGGGGCGGCCAGCGTGTCGTCGCCGCCTCCACCGTGCAGGCGAACGCGTTCCACCCCGGCGATGTCCGTCGCGGCGATACGGCCGTTGTGCGTGAGGGTCGCGCGGTCCGGGCTCGTGCCGGCGAGGACCTTGATGTCCTCCGCGGGGTCGTGGCCGTCGACGATCAGCTTGTCGACCTCGGTGCCGCCGTCGACGGAGACCGTCTCCCCGCGCAGCGGAACGACGTACAGGTTGTCCTCGCCGGGTCCGCCCAGCAGCGTGTCGCGCTTGCCGTCGCCCGCGGCCGCGAGCTTGTCGCGTCCCGTTCCGCCTTCCAGGACGTCGGCTCCACGGCCGCCGTTCAGGTCGTCGTTCCCGGCACCGCCGCGGGCGTGCACGTCCACCTGCACGTCGGTCAGCAGGAGCCGGTCGGTGCCGCCCTCCAGGCTGATGTCGATGTCGTCGAACAGGCTGGTGGGGAAGTTCCCCTCCAGGACGCCGTCCGCGCCCATGTCGAGCGTGACCCGACTGGGGGTGGTGGTCTGACGAAGCAGCATCAGGTCGTGGGCGTTGGTCGCGCCGATGTAGAGGGTGCGGTCGGCGATCAGGGTCTGAACGGGCGTTCCGGCCGCCGCCGCGGGGGCGGCGCCTAGCGCGGCTATCGAAAAGGCGAGCGCGGCCACCGTGGGCACGGCTCGCCAGAGGTTGCGTTTGGGCATGCTTCCACTTGTAGCCGCGGCGCTCCGCCCCGGGCATGGGCGACCGCTACCCATCTCTGCCCAGCCGCTACCTAGTCGTAGCGCCGAGAAATCGATGACCGGTCCCGTCCACTTGCCTTGACGCACCCGGCCAGGGGCAGCAGGGTACCAACCAAATTTCAACGTTGGAGGTCTGGATGAGCGTCTCCGCTGGGGGAGCCCTCAGCCGGCGCCGACTCCTCGCGGGTGGGATCGCTACTTCGGCGGCGCTGCTGCTTGCGGGCTGCGGTGGTTCGGTGTTCGCCGGGAGCAACCGCGTCCGCTACTGGAACCTCTTCGGTGGCGGTGACGGCGTCCGCATGGTCGAGATGCAGGACGCGTACCGCAAGGAGAATCCGGACGTCGACCTCGAGGCGGTTACGCTCGCCTGGGGCGCTCCGTACTACACCAAGCTCGCGATGGCGAGTGCCGGTGGCCGCGCGCCGAATGTCAGCGTGCTGCACCTGAGCCGGCTCGCCGGGTTCGCGCCCGGCCGGCTGCTCGACCCGTTCGACCTCGACCTGCTGGCCGAGTTCGACGTTCGGCCCGAGGACTTTCCGCAAGGTCTGTGGGAGCGAGCGACGCTCGACGGCCAGACGTACGCGCTGCCGCTCGACACCCACGCGCTCGTCCTGTACGTCAACCGCCCACTCGGCAAGCAGATCGGCTTCCTCGACGACCAGGACCAGCTCGTCGACGTGGCCAGCCCCGAGGATTTCTACGCCGTTCTGGACGAGCTCAACAAGGCGACCGGCGAGGTCGGACTCGGTACGGGCAGCGACCCCGCCACCTGGTGGCGCTACTTCTGGACGTTCTATCGCCAGCTGGGCGGCGAAATCGAGCTCCCGGTCGGCGAGCGCGTGATCTTCGACCGCGACAAGTTCACCCAGGCCATCGAGTTCTGGCTCGGGATCCTCGACAAGAAGCGCGGGTCGGCGTCGGCCGACATGGGCGCCTCGATCGGCACGTTCGTCGAGGGCAAGATGGGCATGATCCTCAACGGGAACTGGGAACTCCCGACGATGCTCACCGCCCAGGAGGAGACCGGCAAGCCCGACTTCACCATGGTCCAGGTGCCGGCCTTGTTCGGCGGTGAGGCACTCGGTTGGGCGGACTCGCACTCGATCGTTCTCCCGCACCAGAACAGCCGCGACCAGGAGCAGGACCGCCTGTCGTACGGGTTCATCGCCAGTCTGTTGAAGAACGGCCTGATCTGGGCCGGCGGCGGGCACGTTCCGGCGTACCAGCCCGTCGCGACCGGGCAGGACTACCTGAACCTCAAGCCGCAGGCCAACTACCGGCAGGCCGCCGAAGTCGCGCAGCTCGACCCCGTGGCCTGGTTCACCGGC is part of the Tenggerimyces flavus genome and encodes:
- a CDS encoding calcium-binding protein, coding for MPKRNLWRAVPTVAALAFSIAALGAAPAAAAGTPVQTLIADRTLYIGATNAHDLMLLRQTTTPSRVTLDMGADGVLEGNFPTSLFDDIDISLEGGTDRLLLTDVQVDVHARGGAGNDDLNGGRGADVLEGGTGRDKLAAAGDGKRDTLLGGPGEDNLYVVPLRGETVSVDGGTEVDKLIVDGHDPAEDIKVLAGTSPDRATLTHNGRIAATDIAGVERVRLHGGGGDDTLAAPKDATSIVFDFDGGPGNDLISGSPNNDLLTGGPGQDRLRGGSGNDEFSAFTGDLEVSGGLGDDTFQATYLTGVGETGTSILVDGGPGTDRYSFAGGSQRDGVSLKNGTSPGTVAVTDHDAPFSHHLAGVESGTFELGGGNDDLVATPDLALPLTVDGGSGSDNLATGAGNDTISGNRGTDQIWARGGDDSVSWAVGFETDNADGGAGNDMLTVTGSDVVDTYTVATPGNLPESVRRAEDGARITIPDFERVRLSLLEGNDQVTTSVDQEGGSSIPLEVDGGPGDDLLGGGRGADVLDGGDGADELYGQRGNDNLRGGAGDDFVYWDVDDDADVVDGGTGDDQLAAQTSYLPDDVTLGLVRGGQISLRDAGSGTQASLSGLELVSVKLLDGNDKFVASNGIRGAFDLRVDGGPGRDDLVGGDGDDLLSGGPGFDELDGRGGADTYQCAGIGDWFVEGPGDIVSDDCR
- a CDS encoding substrate-binding domain-containing protein; the encoded protein is MSVSAGGALSRRRLLAGGIATSAALLLAGCGGSVFAGSNRVRYWNLFGGGDGVRMVEMQDAYRKENPDVDLEAVTLAWGAPYYTKLAMASAGGRAPNVSVLHLSRLAGFAPGRLLDPFDLDLLAEFDVRPEDFPQGLWERATLDGQTYALPLDTHALVLYVNRPLGKQIGFLDDQDQLVDVASPEDFYAVLDELNKATGEVGLGTGSDPATWWRYFWTFYRQLGGEIELPVGERVIFDRDKFTQAIEFWLGILDKKRGSASADMGASIGTFVEGKMGMILNGNWELPTMLTAQEETGKPDFTMVQVPALFGGEALGWADSHSIVLPHQNSRDQEQDRLSYGFIASLLKNGLIWAGGGHVPAYQPVATGQDYLNLKPQANYRQAAEVAQLDPVAWFTGAGSDFQNQIGQALDAVFNRTISPDQGINQFEAAMNKLLNTPSPV